The Pantoea phytobeneficialis genome has a segment encoding these proteins:
- the ubiH gene encoding 2-octaprenyl-6-methoxyphenyl hydroxylase yields the protein MSILIAGGGMTGATLALALSHLTQGKLPVTLIERSEPDSRAHPGYDGRAIALAAGTCQQLAEIDLWRSLQDCGTPITQVHVSDRGHTGFVSMQAADYQLPALGQVVELFDVGQRLFQRLKQAPGVTLRCPAQVTAVSRSADNVQVTLDSGEQLDGALLVAADGSRSPLAASCGINWQREDYQQLAVIANVTTQLPHQGRAFERFTEHGPLALLPMSGNRMSLVWCHPLDDREALMQWDDATFLRELQQAFGWRLGRFTHTGQREIYPLALQTAERQVAHRLALVGNAAQTLHPIAGQGFNLGLRDVMSLAENLASAWRQRQDPGSYAVLHHFAARRQPDRAATIGVTDGLVRLFANRYAPLVAGRNFGLVAMDHLPWLRNPLAARTLGWVKR from the coding sequence ATGAGCATTCTGATTGCAGGCGGCGGCATGACCGGTGCCACTCTGGCACTGGCGTTATCCCATCTCACTCAGGGAAAACTGCCGGTAACGCTGATAGAGCGCAGTGAGCCGGACAGCCGTGCGCATCCGGGGTATGACGGCCGTGCCATCGCGCTGGCAGCCGGCACTTGCCAGCAACTGGCGGAGATCGATCTGTGGCGTTCATTGCAGGATTGCGGCACGCCAATCACCCAGGTGCACGTTTCTGACCGTGGCCACACTGGGTTTGTCTCGATGCAGGCGGCGGATTATCAGCTCCCGGCGTTGGGGCAGGTGGTGGAGTTGTTCGATGTTGGACAACGGCTGTTCCAGCGTCTGAAACAGGCGCCGGGTGTAACGTTACGTTGCCCGGCGCAGGTCACAGCGGTGTCACGCAGCGCTGATAACGTGCAGGTCACGCTCGATAGCGGCGAGCAACTGGACGGTGCTTTGTTGGTGGCGGCTGACGGTTCGCGTTCACCGCTGGCTGCCTCCTGCGGCATTAACTGGCAGCGTGAGGATTATCAGCAATTGGCGGTGATTGCCAATGTCACCACGCAGTTGCCACATCAGGGGCGCGCCTTTGAGCGTTTTACCGAACATGGCCCACTGGCGCTGTTACCGATGTCGGGCAATCGCATGTCACTGGTATGGTGTCATCCGCTGGATGACCGAGAAGCCCTGATGCAGTGGGATGACGCGACTTTCCTGCGTGAGTTGCAACAGGCCTTTGGCTGGCGTCTCGGGCGCTTCACCCATACCGGTCAGCGCGAAATCTACCCGCTGGCGTTGCAAACGGCTGAACGCCAGGTGGCGCATCGTCTGGCGCTGGTTGGCAATGCGGCGCAAACGCTGCATCCCATTGCCGGGCAGGGCTTTAACCTCGGCCTGCGTGATGTGATGTCGCTGGCGGAAAATCTCGCCAGCGCCTGGCGCCAGCGTCAGGACCCTGGCAGTTATGCGGTGCTGCATCATTTTGCCGCACGACGCCAACCGGACCGTGCCGCCACCATTGGCGTCACCGATGGTCTGGTGCGGTTGTTCGCCAACCGTTATGCTCCGCTAGTGGCAGGACGAAATTTTGGGCTGGTGGCGATGGACCACCTGCCGTGGCTGCGAAACCCCCTTGCCGCGCGTACGCTCGGCTGGGTAAAACGTTAA
- a CDS encoding oxidative stress defense protein, which yields MKLKALALAAVMSAGALPAMVQADELPNGPHVVTSGQASVEARPDIATLSIVVNVSSKDAADAKKQADSRVAQYFDFLQKNGIEKKDIDAANLSTQPEYDYTKEGKSVLKGYRAVRQVQVTLRQLEKLNELLDGALKTGLNEIRAVDLGVANPQTYKDQARKAAIANATQQASALAEGFNAKLGPVYSIRYHVANYQPMPMARMFKAAASEADTSAQQTYEQQTIHFDDQVDVVFDIKPNTP from the coding sequence GTGAAACTCAAAGCACTGGCGCTGGCCGCCGTAATGAGCGCGGGCGCATTGCCTGCGATGGTTCAGGCCGACGAGCTGCCGAATGGGCCGCATGTGGTGACTTCAGGGCAGGCAAGTGTCGAGGCACGTCCGGATATTGCTACGCTCTCGATTGTGGTGAATGTTTCATCGAAAGACGCGGCGGATGCGAAAAAGCAGGCCGATAGCCGTGTTGCACAATATTTTGATTTTCTGCAAAAAAATGGCATCGAGAAGAAAGATATCGATGCTGCTAACCTCAGCACCCAGCCGGAGTACGATTACACCAAAGAGGGGAAGTCGGTACTGAAAGGCTACCGCGCAGTACGCCAGGTACAGGTGACGCTGCGTCAGCTGGAGAAGCTGAATGAACTGCTGGATGGGGCGTTGAAAACCGGGTTGAACGAGATTCGTGCTGTCGATCTCGGCGTGGCAAATCCGCAGACCTATAAGGATCAGGCGCGTAAAGCGGCTATCGCCAATGCAACTCAGCAGGCATCAGCACTGGCGGAAGGTTTCAATGCGAAACTCGGTCCGGTGTATAGCATCCGCTATCACGTAGCCAACTATCAGCCGATGCCGATGGCACGCATGTTCAAAGCGGCGGCATCAGAGGCGGATACCTCAGCGCAGCAAACCTACGAGCAGCAGACCATTCACTTTGACGATCAGGTGGATGTGGTATTCGATATCAAACCGAATACACCGTAA
- a CDS encoding 5-formyltetrahydrofolate cyclo-ligase — MSEPSFRDRQDIRQHVRHLRRNLTAEQQEQAADLLAEHAINFAPISNAERIALFLSVDGELNTRPLIAKLWQQKKQVFLPVLHPFAPGNLLFLRYTPDTPLSPNKLSIPEPPLDITQMVTLDQLDVVMVPLVAFDQSGQRLGMGGGFYDRTLQNWQQHGFLPVGIAHDCQHVETLPVATWDVPLPVVITPSKLWQW; from the coding sequence ATGTCTGAACCCTCATTTCGTGACCGACAAGACATTCGTCAACATGTGCGTCATCTGCGCCGCAACCTCACGGCTGAACAGCAGGAACAAGCCGCCGATTTGCTGGCAGAGCATGCGATAAATTTTGCGCCCATCAGCAATGCCGAACGTATTGCGTTGTTCTTGTCCGTTGATGGGGAGTTGAATACTCGCCCACTCATCGCCAAGCTCTGGCAACAGAAAAAACAGGTTTTCCTGCCGGTGCTGCACCCTTTCGCCCCCGGAAATTTACTGTTCCTGCGCTACACACCCGACACGCCACTCAGCCCGAATAAATTAAGCATCCCGGAACCGCCGCTGGATATCACCCAAATGGTCACCCTTGATCAGCTGGACGTGGTGATGGTGCCATTAGTCGCGTTCGACCAAAGCGGGCAGCGATTGGGTATGGGAGGCGGTTTTTACGATCGCACGCTACAAAACTGGCAGCAGCATGGTTTTCTACCGGTGGGGATTGCGCATGACTGTCAGCATGTTGAAACGCTGCCAGTAGCGACCTGGGATGTGCCGTTGCCGGTGGTGATTACACCGTCGAAATTGTGGCAGTGGTAA
- the serA gene encoding phosphoglycerate dehydrogenase produces the protein MAELSLEKDKIKFLLVEGVHQSALDNLRAAGYTNIEFHKGALDAETLKSSVRDAHFIGIRSRTQLTEEIFAAAEKLVAVGCFCIGTNQVDLNAAAKRGVPVFNAPFSNTRSVAELVIGEMLLMLRGIPEANAKAHRGIWNKIAAGSYEARGKKLGIIGYGHIGMQLGVLAESLGMHVFFYDIENKLPLGNATQVRHLSDLLNMSDVVSLHVPETPSTQNMISAAELALMKPGALLINAARGTVIDIPALCDALSNKHLAGAAIDVFPVEPATNSDPFNSPLCEFDNVILTPHIGGSTQEAQENIGLEVSGKLAKYSDNGSTLSAVNFPEVSLPMHAASASRLLHIHENRPGVLTAINQIFAEQGINIAAQYLQTSPLMGYVVIDIDAQQDVADKALQLMKAIPGTIRARLLY, from the coding sequence ATGGCAGAGTTATCACTGGAAAAAGACAAGATTAAGTTCCTGCTGGTGGAAGGTGTCCATCAGAGTGCGCTGGATAACCTGCGCGCAGCAGGTTACACCAACATCGAATTCCACAAAGGTGCACTGGATGCGGAGACTCTGAAGTCCTCCGTTCGTGACGCACACTTCATTGGTATCCGTTCCCGTACCCAACTGACCGAAGAGATTTTCGCTGCGGCTGAAAAACTGGTTGCGGTTGGCTGCTTCTGTATCGGCACCAACCAGGTTGACCTGAATGCAGCAGCAAAACGTGGCGTGCCGGTGTTTAACGCCCCGTTCTCCAACACCCGTTCGGTTGCCGAACTGGTGATTGGTGAAATGCTGCTGATGCTGCGTGGCATCCCGGAAGCGAACGCCAAAGCGCACCGCGGTATCTGGAATAAAATTGCAGCGGGTTCCTATGAAGCTCGTGGCAAGAAGCTGGGTATCATCGGCTATGGCCACATCGGTATGCAGCTCGGTGTGCTGGCGGAAAGCCTTGGCATGCATGTGTTTTTCTACGATATCGAGAACAAACTGCCGCTGGGCAACGCCACACAGGTGCGTCACCTGTCTGACCTGCTCAACATGAGTGATGTGGTCAGCCTGCACGTACCGGAAACCCCATCAACGCAGAATATGATCAGTGCCGCTGAACTGGCGCTGATGAAGCCAGGTGCGCTGCTGATTAACGCCGCACGCGGTACGGTGATTGATATTCCGGCGCTGTGCGATGCCTTGTCCAACAAACATCTGGCGGGTGCGGCGATTGACGTGTTCCCGGTGGAGCCGGCGACCAACAGCGATCCGTTCAATTCACCGCTGTGTGAATTTGATAATGTGATTCTGACGCCACATATCGGTGGTTCGACGCAGGAAGCGCAGGAAAACATCGGTCTGGAAGTCTCTGGCAAGTTGGCGAAGTATTCTGACAACGGTTCAACCCTGTCTGCCGTTAACTTCCCGGAAGTGTCGTTGCCGATGCATGCCGCCAGCGCCAGTCGCCTGTTGCACATCCACGAAAACCGTCCGGGTGTACTGACCGCCATCAACCAGATTTTTGCCGAGCAGGGCATCAACATTGCCGCCCAGTATCTGCAAACCTCGCCGCTGATGGGCTACGTGGTGATCGATATCGATGCACAGCAGGATGTGGCGGATAAAGCGCTGCAACTGATGAAGGCGATTCCGGGCACCATTCGCGCGCGCTTGCTGTACTGA
- the rpiA gene encoding ribose-5-phosphate isomerase RpiA, with protein sequence MTQDELKKAVGWAALQYVQPGTIVGVGTGSTAAHFIDALGSIKHQIEGAVSSSEASTQKLKSLGIHVFDLNEVDSLSVYVDGADEINPQMQMIKGGGAALTREKIVSAVAEKFICIADASKEVDVLGHFPLPVEVIPMARSYVARELVKLGGLPEYRQNVVTDNGNIILDVHNLRILDPIALEKAINALPGVVTVGLFAARGADVALIGTADGVKTITK encoded by the coding sequence ATGACCCAGGATGAACTGAAAAAAGCGGTAGGTTGGGCAGCACTGCAATATGTGCAGCCGGGCACCATTGTTGGCGTTGGCACCGGTTCGACCGCTGCTCATTTTATTGATGCGTTAGGTTCGATTAAGCATCAAATTGAGGGCGCAGTTTCCAGCTCGGAAGCCTCAACGCAGAAACTGAAATCCCTCGGCATTCATGTGTTTGATCTCAATGAAGTGGATTCGCTCTCGGTATATGTCGACGGTGCTGATGAGATCAATCCGCAGATGCAGATGATTAAAGGCGGCGGCGCGGCGCTGACGCGTGAGAAAATTGTCTCCGCTGTGGCTGAGAAATTTATCTGTATTGCCGATGCCTCGAAAGAAGTGGATGTACTGGGCCACTTTCCGCTGCCGGTTGAAGTGATCCCGATGGCGCGTTCCTATGTGGCGCGTGAACTGGTGAAATTGGGCGGCCTGCCAGAATATCGTCAGAACGTGGTGACCGATAACGGCAACATTATTCTCGACGTGCATAATCTACGCATCCTCGATCCGATCGCGCTGGAAAAAGCCATCAATGCGCTGCCTGGTGTGGTGACGGTAGGGCTTTTTGCAGCTCGCGGCGCTGATGTTGCGCTGATCGGCACTGCTGATGGCGTAAAAACCATTACCAAATGA
- the pepP gene encoding Xaa-Pro aminopeptidase produces MITLETFQQRRQALIARMAPGSAALIFAAPEVTRSNDSEYPFRQNSDFWYFTGFNEPQALLVLIKSDETHNHSVLFNRVRDLTAEIWFGRRLGQDAAPAKLGVDRALPWDDIGEQLHQLLNGLDVVYHAQGLYAEADKLVFSALEKLRRGFRQNLSAPDTLTDWRPWVHDMRLFKGPEEIAILRRAGEISALAHTRAMQVCRPGMFEYQLEGEIQHEFNRHGARFPSYNTIVGAGENGCILHYTENECEMRDGDLVLIDAGCEFQGYAGDITRTFPVNGKFTAPQRAIYDIVLASLYKALELFRPGVSIHDVNEEVVRIMVTGLVELGVMEGEVDALLAEQAHREFFMHGLSHWLGLDVHDVGHYGTPSRDRILEPGMVLTIEPGLYIAPDARVPPQYRGIGIRIEDDIVITEDGNENLTDSVVKDADAIEALMAAARQA; encoded by the coding sequence ATGATTACACTGGAAACTTTCCAGCAACGTCGTCAGGCGCTGATTGCCCGTATGGCGCCCGGTAGTGCCGCATTGATTTTTGCTGCGCCGGAAGTGACGCGCAGTAACGACAGCGAGTATCCCTTCCGTCAGAACAGCGATTTCTGGTATTTCACCGGTTTTAACGAGCCGCAGGCGTTGCTGGTGTTGATTAAAAGCGACGAGACGCACAACCACAGCGTGTTGTTCAACCGCGTGCGTGATCTGACCGCCGAAATCTGGTTTGGCCGTCGTCTGGGCCAGGATGCGGCACCGGCGAAACTCGGCGTGGACCGGGCATTGCCGTGGGACGATATTGGCGAACAACTGCATCAACTGTTAAACGGTCTGGATGTGGTGTATCACGCCCAGGGGTTGTATGCCGAAGCCGACAAACTGGTGTTCAGTGCGCTGGAAAAACTGCGTCGTGGCTTCCGTCAGAACCTGAGCGCGCCAGATACCCTCACCGACTGGCGTCCGTGGGTGCATGATATGCGCCTGTTCAAAGGACCCGAAGAGATCGCCATCCTGCGTCGTGCCGGGGAAATCAGCGCGCTGGCCCATACCCGCGCCATGCAGGTCTGTCGTCCGGGGATGTTTGAATATCAGCTTGAAGGTGAAATCCAGCATGAGTTCAATCGTCACGGCGCACGTTTTCCCTCCTACAACACCATTGTCGGAGCGGGTGAAAACGGCTGCATCCTGCACTACACCGAAAATGAGTGCGAGATGCGCGATGGTGATTTGGTACTGATTGACGCAGGTTGCGAATTCCAGGGCTACGCGGGCGATATCACGCGAACCTTCCCGGTTAACGGCAAGTTCACCGCCCCTCAGCGTGCCATTTACGACATCGTGCTGGCGTCACTGTACAAAGCGCTGGAACTCTTCCGTCCGGGCGTGAGCATCCATGACGTGAACGAAGAAGTGGTGCGTATCATGGTCACCGGCCTGGTGGAACTGGGGGTGATGGAAGGCGAAGTGGATGCCCTGCTGGCCGAGCAGGCCCATCGTGAATTTTTTATGCACGGTTTGAGCCATTGGCTGGGGCTGGATGTACATGATGTCGGTCACTACGGCACACCAAGCCGCGACCGCATCCTCGAACCCGGCATGGTTCTGACCATTGAGCCTGGTCTGTATATCGCACCAGACGCCAGGGTGCCTCCGCAATATCGCGGAATCGGTATTCGTATCGAAGATGACATCGTCATCACCGAAGACGGCAACGAGAATCTGACCGACAGCGTAGTGAAGGATGCTGATGCGATTGAAGCCTTAATGGCGGCGGCACGACAGGCATGA
- a CDS encoding LysR family transcriptional regulator ArgP, whose protein sequence is MKRPDYRTLQALDAVIRERGFERAAQKLCITQSAVSQRIKQLENLFGQPLLVRTVPPRPTEQGQKLLALLHQVELLEEEWLGDENGGTTPLLLSLAVNADSLATWLLPALKDVLADSPVRLNIQVEDETRTQERLRRGEVVGAVSIQPQPLPSCLVDQLGALDYLFVASPEFANRYFPNGVTRSALLKAPAIAFDHLDDMHQAFLQQNFDLSPGSVPCHIVNSSEAFVQLARQGSTCCMIPHLQIERELANGELVDLTPGLYQRRMLYWHRFAPESRLMRRVTDALIAHGHRVLRQDDLAA, encoded by the coding sequence ATGAAACGCCCGGATTATCGAACGCTTCAGGCGCTGGATGCTGTGATTCGTGAACGCGGCTTTGAGCGCGCCGCGCAAAAACTTTGTATTACGCAGTCTGCGGTGTCGCAGCGTATTAAACAGCTGGAAAATTTATTCGGTCAGCCGCTGCTGGTGCGTACCGTACCGCCGCGCCCGACGGAACAGGGGCAGAAGCTGCTGGCGTTGTTGCATCAGGTGGAGCTGCTGGAAGAGGAGTGGCTGGGTGATGAAAACGGTGGCACCACGCCGCTGTTGTTGTCACTGGCGGTCAACGCCGACAGTCTGGCAACCTGGCTGCTGCCCGCATTGAAAGATGTGCTGGCCGATTCCCCGGTGCGCCTCAACATTCAGGTCGAAGACGAAACCCGTACTCAGGAGCGCTTGCGTCGTGGTGAAGTAGTGGGTGCGGTGAGTATTCAGCCACAACCCTTACCGAGCTGTCTGGTTGATCAACTGGGTGCGTTAGATTATCTGTTTGTAGCTTCACCCGAGTTTGCCAATCGCTACTTCCCGAATGGCGTGACACGTTCGGCGCTGCTGAAAGCCCCGGCCATTGCCTTTGATCATCTCGATGATATGCATCAGGCGTTTCTGCAACAGAATTTCGATCTGTCGCCGGGTAGCGTACCCTGCCATATCGTTAACTCGTCGGAAGCCTTCGTCCAGCTGGCTCGTCAGGGGTCGACCTGCTGTATGATCCCGCATTTGCAGATTGAACGTGAACTGGCGAATGGTGAGTTGGTGGATTTGACGCCCGGCTTGTACCAGCGCCGGATGCTGTACTGGCATCGCTTTGCCCCGGAAAGCCGTCTGATGCGCCGCGTCACCGATGCATTAATTGCCCACGGCCACCGCGTATTGCGTCAGGATGATTTAGCGGCCTGA
- a CDS encoding MFS transporter yields the protein MTEQPIAQPHVCVRAGRTRFLMLGLVFINIIINYMDRTNLSVAATTMAGELRFTPLEMGLIFSAFGWIYAALQIPGGFLIDRLGARLVYGVGLFVWSMVTALHAFAGSFLALFGLRLGVGAFEAPVMPANNRVISSWFPEQERASAIGIYSSAQFVGLACMTPLLFHVQDAFGWRGLFLITGVAGMIWALVWYVLYREPGDHKGVSQAELNYLRSNGALLGDRQSAQPPRARWQDLAQMFRSRKLVGIYIGQFTISATFWFFLTWFPTYLVEYRHMAFIKSGYVASLPYFAAFCGVLLAGFASDRMIRRGVSASVARKLPVILGLSLTLFILGANYTDNSALIILFMSVAFFGNGLATITWVFVTALAPRHLIGLAGGVFNFTGALSSIVVPIAIGALIDGDNFAPALAFIAMLAAIGIASYVFIVGKIDHVSAQ from the coding sequence ATGACAGAGCAACCGATAGCCCAACCCCACGTTTGTGTCCGTGCCGGGCGCACACGCTTTCTGATGCTTGGCCTGGTGTTTATCAACATCATTATTAATTACATGGACCGTACCAACCTGTCGGTCGCCGCCACGACAATGGCCGGTGAATTACGCTTCACGCCGCTGGAGATGGGGTTAATTTTCTCTGCCTTTGGCTGGATTTATGCCGCCTTACAGATCCCCGGCGGTTTCCTGATCGATCGTCTGGGCGCGCGGCTGGTGTATGGCGTCGGGCTGTTTGTCTGGTCGATGGTGACGGCGCTACACGCCTTTGCCGGTAGCTTTCTCGCGCTGTTTGGCCTGCGTCTGGGCGTCGGTGCCTTTGAAGCCCCGGTGATGCCCGCCAACAACCGGGTGATCTCCAGTTGGTTCCCGGAACAGGAGCGCGCCAGCGCCATCGGTATTTACTCTTCGGCGCAGTTTGTCGGTTTAGCCTGCATGACCCCGCTGCTGTTTCATGTGCAGGATGCGTTTGGCTGGCGCGGCTTGTTTCTGATTACCGGTGTCGCAGGCATGATTTGGGCGCTGGTGTGGTATGTCCTCTACCGCGAACCAGGCGATCACAAAGGGGTTTCCCAGGCGGAACTGAATTATCTGCGCAGCAATGGCGCGCTACTGGGTGACCGCCAGAGCGCTCAACCACCACGCGCGCGCTGGCAGGATCTGGCGCAGATGTTCCGCAGTCGCAAGCTGGTTGGCATCTACATTGGTCAGTTCACCATTTCGGCTACCTTCTGGTTCTTCCTCACCTGGTTCCCGACCTACCTGGTGGAATATCGTCATATGGCGTTTATTAAGAGCGGCTATGTGGCGTCACTGCCCTACTTCGCCGCCTTTTGCGGCGTGCTACTGGCGGGCTTTGCCTCGGACCGCATGATACGTCGGGGCGTTTCGGCCAGTGTTGCTCGCAAACTACCGGTAATCCTCGGATTATCGCTGACCTTATTTATTCTCGGGGCCAATTACACGGACAACTCCGCGCTGATCATCCTGTTTATGTCTGTCGCCTTCTTTGGCAACGGCCTCGCGACCATTACCTGGGTGTTTGTTACCGCGCTGGCACCGCGCCATTTAATCGGGCTGGCCGGTGGCGTATTTAACTTCACCGGCGCGCTCTCCTCCATTGTGGTGCCGATCGCCATTGGCGCATTAATCGATGGCGACAATTTCGCGCCAGCGCTGGCGTTTATCGCCATGCTGGCCGCTATCGGCATCGCCAGTTACGTGTTTATCGTCGGGAAAATCGACCATGTTAGCGCGCAATGA
- a CDS encoding YecA family protein: protein MSLQNATPTYNALAAALSQQGVGMTPAEMHGLICGILCGGNQDNSWKTLVHDLTNEGMAFSQSLSQPLQALHESLTNTLDEEGFLFQLMLPDDDDITVFDRADALAGWVNHFLLGLGVTQPKLDKVTGETGEAIDDLRTIAQLGYDEDEDQEELEQSLEEVIEYVRVAALLCHDTFTQPRPPTAPEVQKPTLH, encoded by the coding sequence ATGTCTTTACAGAACGCAACGCCCACTTACAACGCGCTGGCAGCGGCGCTTTCCCAGCAGGGCGTGGGAATGACACCCGCCGAAATGCACGGCCTGATTTGCGGCATCCTGTGCGGCGGTAACCAGGATAACAGTTGGAAGACGCTGGTGCACGACCTCACCAACGAAGGCATGGCCTTTTCACAAAGCCTGTCGCAGCCGTTGCAGGCGCTCCATGAAAGCCTGACCAACACTCTGGATGAAGAGGGTTTCCTGTTTCAACTGATGTTGCCTGACGACGATGACATCACGGTATTTGACCGTGCCGATGCGCTGGCGGGATGGGTCAACCATTTCCTGCTGGGACTGGGTGTGACTCAGCCGAAACTGGACAAGGTCACCGGCGAAACCGGAGAAGCGATTGATGACCTGCGCACCATCGCTCAACTGGGCTACGACGAAGATGAAGATCAGGAAGAGCTTGAGCAATCACTCGAAGAGGTGATTGAGTATGTGCGCGTTGCCGCGCTGCTGTGTCACGACACCTTCACCCAGCCGCGACCGCCGACAGCACCTGAAGTACAGAAGCCCACGCTACACTAA
- the zapA gene encoding cell division protein ZapA, protein MSAQPVDIQIFGRSLRVNCPPEQQDALNAAAEDLNQRLQDLKVRTRVTNTEQLVFIAALNICHELAQEKGKTRDYAANMEQRIRMLQQTIEQALVEQGRITDRQGTKFE, encoded by the coding sequence ATGTCTGCACAACCGGTAGATATTCAGATTTTTGGTCGTTCGTTGAGAGTGAATTGTCCGCCTGAACAGCAAGATGCGCTGAATGCGGCAGCTGAGGACCTCAATCAACGGTTGCAAGATTTAAAAGTTCGCACTAGAGTCACAAATACAGAGCAACTGGTGTTCATCGCCGCGTTAAACATCTGCCACGAATTGGCACAAGAGAAAGGTAAGACGCGCGACTACGCAGCCAATATGGAACAACGTATTCGTATGCTGCAACAGACCATTGAACAAGCATTAGTTGAGCAAGGTCGCATAACTGATCGCCAGGGCACAAAGTTTGAATAA
- a CDS encoding IclR family transcriptional regulator domain-containing protein translates to MSSQPNQSLIDGIRCLQYLVSSDKAVGCRELARQMGMNSTRVNRLLMTMASIGLTMQDEHRRYLPGPGVHALAAQAIRGSSLFAQALPQLEANAPRDIVVALGVLWEDQVIYIWHSEPGERTSTSQALAGYHMLPAWQSVIGVSLLAAESDEALRPRFTDDQWAQIAPLLARKRTQDTLIWHRDDGEISMALPINNNRAALAFAKIWQADEAHLQQRLAQLQALAQRMIIAR, encoded by the coding sequence ATGTCTTCTCAACCCAATCAAAGCCTGATTGACGGTATTCGCTGCCTGCAATATCTGGTTTCCAGTGATAAAGCCGTTGGCTGTCGCGAACTGGCGCGCCAGATGGGGATGAACAGCACGCGGGTTAACCGCCTGCTGATGACCATGGCCTCGATTGGTCTGACGATGCAGGATGAGCATCGCCGCTATCTGCCCGGACCTGGGGTACATGCGCTGGCAGCACAGGCGATTCGCGGATCGTCGCTGTTTGCCCAGGCGCTGCCACAACTGGAAGCCAATGCGCCACGCGATATCGTGGTGGCGCTGGGCGTGCTGTGGGAGGACCAGGTGATCTATATCTGGCACTCGGAACCGGGCGAGCGTACCAGCACCAGCCAGGCGCTGGCGGGCTACCATATGTTGCCCGCCTGGCAGTCGGTGATCGGCGTATCGCTGTTGGCGGCGGAGAGCGATGAAGCCTTGCGGCCACGTTTCACCGACGATCAATGGGCGCAGATTGCCCCGCTGCTGGCGCGTAAACGCACGCAGGACACCCTCATCTGGCATCGTGACGATGGCGAAATCAGCATGGCACTGCCGATTAATAACAATCGCGCGGCCCTGGCGTTCGCCAAAATCTGGCAGGCGGATGAGGCACATCTCCAGCAGCGTCTGGCGCAGTTGCAGGCGCTGGCGCAGCGCATGATCATTGCGCGCTAA